tgtccatcttaagttccctgttttcggggcgacggcaacttcaaccggacgtgacgtcataattTGTGCAATATTGCGCATGCTCTTGCTCAACACATTgccgtcggcgacgtgaaactggtctgtttggcgttgtggcgagGAACGTGAGTATTAAACcttcatttcaatcaggtttgttgcgtttaacaaccagaattttgcagattatcgttcttaaattgtccttgttttctttaagtcacatttcaagctcgatttccaagctctgttatctaaacttacatctttaTAATGCTTCTATGTTTTGTGTCACAGAGTCAAGATCCAATCTGATCCAATATGGCAAACAGCAAACCGTAAGTGAGCTTTACATGGACAAAACTGTCCTACGAGCCAAATGaaagtatccagacaaaaaGTAGGAACTCCGATATTTTTATTATGTGTTTTTAGCTCACTTTTTTCATTAGAGTATCGTATAAATGAGAcgtattgaaaattgtttagaatactgaaataaagttgttgttgttgttattgttgttgcatgcaagcaaATAAGCATtaattctcttaattctttatgtgaagccatattttcctcttcggtagTCTTCCATGGCGCCGTCCTCCTaagttcactgcgatcttaatgttcgaATTTTGGAGGGAAGCGACGGCTGCCTCTGTTCCAGGCTTGGtctgccagtccggtcgccgtcgcccAGAAAAACATCTCTACCTTAAGTTCCCTagtatggccgccggaaatcaacaaaaacatctggagttcactttttctataaaagctctttctttcactcgagaactagcataggtgcgcataaacatatcttctaatacttgaaatggttatactgccgaaaatcaagaggagagactttttttgaACAAGAAAGCATTCCTATTTTgctgtcacgcactgtgaaaactcggaagcaaagaaagcaccagatgcgtgaagtcaacacgattcaacacacacacacacacacacacacacacacacgcacacacacacacacacacacaaaaaaaacaagaaaaatttataaatttgaactactttttATCCTTGTTATGATGACTtgttctttgattcttgtcctgtagaagttaataggtagTACCAATACTTTTTTgtacgatctcaacaaattttcaccctctctctaaggctatttttacacgggaccagtttgcttctattaaaaatattgcaagCCATATGCCAGTGAAGCCACGACCTATGCGATCGATccggaatcagttcgaacaccccaatgattccttgcaatgaataatgctcttattctcttacatgaaatgttttctttcaaatattaaatgtgaaacctagacgagtactgtaagctcatctttaattctgtccgactccgtccgctgttttgaaaagttttgatcactggggcaatgttttgatttgtttgttgataaacacaagcgcgccttctcattggttgaaaagtgtcgcgtgaccagttggccctgtccttaaatttagagATATTCCGGACTGGTAACTCCTTCAAGTTGCGTGCGAAAGTTCACGGCGGTTGCCGGTtaacatttgaagaaattgcGCATGATATGAAATGACGTAAGCCATTAGTAAGCCATCAGTAAAGAAAACATAGTGCGGTCATCCTACTGGTTGTTTTTATTCAAACTGCGGTGAGTTAGACGCATTTGAAACATTATGTCTAATtcgttttggaaagaaaactgtTGGTACCTTTCTGAGGTATCGCCTGCAATTGTTATGATCTCTTATATTTGTACAGATATTGTCGTATCGAAAGCAGATTTTTGAAATATGGTCAGGAAACGAGTAGCGACCTTTCAAGTTTGAAACAACCAAGAAAGTTGAAAGTTCAGGACTTGTACGgttaaaaataactatttttaaacatggATTGATGGTTTTCGACTCAGGCACGTAGGGACAGCTGTGGTTTGAAACATGAGGAAAGAGGGTCAAAAAACCAAGGTTTCATCCACCGTTAACTGTTATGTTTTTCTGCTTTATCAACGCACGCTTTGTCGGGTTATTTAGTTTTAGTTATCTCCGGACCGAGTTGGCTTTCCCTTTTcggcgctgactctctttccaggtttgttcactgtgcccctgatgagaatgacagaccttctgagcagaCTTAAAGGTTTAAAttaacatcagtctatgttcctgtctatattagtgagctcactagaacttaataacagtgtaacatagctatttatcAATTTGGTTCTCGTAACgtagctaaatgagtatttaccacaTACTTAATGCCACGCATTCTTATTAAAACATTACTAAcatatttgtggctatttttcccgcagctacatatagtttacgctcaatgaactaatgtgtgttcattgaactactggtgtggttattgatctgttgtgtacttatttgaactgctgtgtggttattgaacttacaaaaaggaaaaactatAGAGGGCCGTTCATCttcttatactactacatgagaaatttctacaatttgattggcttagagcagtggtatttcagcttaatttgaaatacctacatgtgaaaattacaaaccttttacgggtagtagtataaacaaataatagcataatttgtacgtgatatttggcataaataccactcgtaatatttcaaaattgtctccaATTTCACTCGCCTACCGGCTCgggaaattacgtataacaattttgaaatatcactcgtggtatttctGCCAAATACCAccactaatcatgctattacctatacaaattcaATTTTAACTCACTTAAAAACACAGGTGGCCCAAGTGTAATAtcagagtttgtatgggaaaaaaagagtttgaaacctagatgaaataaatgaagtaaaaacgATAAAacttatcaataaagtgtaaatattgttacctggagtcgttgtctttgtttttacgaagtttcagcgcgatttgagtacttttacatcatctgacctaACAGTGTAATAGTATGAGATAAATCCCTACGCACCCACCTCCGAGCAAGGTCggcttctttgttttcactcgGCCAATGAacgaagcaacaaaacaaaacaaagaagccgaCCTTGCTGGGAGGTGGGTGCGTAAAGATTTGTCTTAACAAAGTAATGTCACCCTCTCCCGGTGAGTTATTATTTGACGCTAGGCCCAGTCACCGCCGAGCGACAGAACggttgaaatgttacacttttacTAGTCACGATTTTTGAATTGTAGTAGATCTTTTCGATCGAGTTATGCGATCCAGAAGCAATGTTTACCGGGACTTTGCAGGAAGGTGAACTTAAGGCATCACTTTGTGGATTCGGCGACGTAAAATAtaagtgtgtttgtttttttcgcgTGAAACTGAGCAGCTCTGAAGGTCGATCGAGCGATTCTGTCCTACCTTGTCTCATATTAATacactgtcaggtcagatgatgtaaaagtactcaaatctcgctgaaacttcgtaaaaacaaagacaacgactccaggtaacaatatttacactttattgataacttatcgcttttacttcatttatttcatctaagtttcaaactctatttttcccatacaaactcttatattacgcttgggccacctgtgttAAAACCTCCCTCAAAATGAAGATTGCGTTTTATTAGATTGTGTGATGTTTACATTATGAAAGTGAGGCTGCAAACTTCAAGACGAGGCTGAAAGTAACTTCTACACACGTTTTCGATGTGAAcggttttttggcaaaacacgTTTAGTTAAACCAGTGTTTATGCAAACTGTGTTTAGTTAAACATGTTTGGTTGCTGTGAATGGGGTATTAGATAATAATGAAACTATCTGTTGGTGCAACCATCTACCCAAAGCATGTTCATCACCGCAAATCTCTTTGAAAATAATGAGAGctttctcatagtattctttcgcttcactgtactggccaaggatTCCGTAAACAAATCCCAGGTTATTGTAGCCTTCTGCTACGGCGACATGGTGTTCACCGTATATCTCTTTTGTTATGATCAAAGCCTTTTCATGgttttctttagcttcactgtactggccaaggtttgTGTAAACAATTCCCAGGTTgctgtaacttgctgctacgttaccatgcttttcaccgtaaatgtCTTTTGTGATGAtcagagccttctcatagtattctttagcttcactgtactggccaaggtaaCTGAAAACAACTCCCAGGTTGccgtaacttgctgctacgttaccatgcttttcaccgtaaatgtCTTTTGTGATGAtcagagccttctcatagtattctttagcttcactgtactggccaaggtttctgtaaacagTTCCCAGGTTGTCGTAGCTTGCTGCTACGGCACCATGgtgttcaccgtaaatctcttttgttATGATCAAAGCCTTCTCATAgttttctttagcttcactgtactggccaaggtcactgtaaacaactcccaggttgttgtaacttgcggCTACGtgaccatgcttttcaccgtaaatctcttttccaATGATCAGAGCCTTCTCatggtattctttagcttcactgtactggccaaggttaaAGTAAACAGTTCCCAGGTTATTGTagcttgctgctacgtcaccatggtgttcaccgtaaatctcttttcttaTGATCAGAGCCTtttcatagtattctttagctttaCCGTACTTGCCAATGTGTCTGTAAACAGTTCCCAGGTTGTCGTagcttgctgctacgtcaccatggtgttcaccgCAAATCTCTTTTccaatgatgagagccttctcatagtattctttggcttcactgtactggccaaggtttctgtaaacaaTTCCCAGGTTATTGTagcttgctgctacgtcaccatggtgttcaccgtaaatctcttttctaatgatcagagccttctcatagtattctttagcttcactgtactggccaaggccAACGTAAACGGCTCCCAGGTTGTTGTagcttgctgctacgtcaccatggtgttcaccgCAAATTGCTTTTCTAATGATCAGAGCCTtttcatagtattctttagcttcactgtaccgGCCAAGGTTACTGTAAACAATTCCCAGGTTATTGTAGCTTCCTGCTGCGTCGCTATGgtgttcaccgtaaatctctttttgAATGATGAGAGCCTTTTCATGgttttctttagcttcactgtactggccaacgtcactgtaaacatttcccagattATTGTAGCTTGCTGCTATGGCACCATGgtgttcaccgtaaatctcttttgtaatgaccAGAGCCTTCTCGTAGTGCTCTTTAGCTTTACTGTACTGACCAAGGTCTCTGTAAACAGTTCCTTGTATGGTGTACGTGTTCGCTCTTAACAATTTGTCTTCTTTGCAATCGTTAAGAAAACGCATAAAATTACAGATTGACGAATTAAAAAGATACGCATCCGACAGATTACTAAGGTTACAGCAAACGTCAGCGGTTAAGGAAAGCCACAAAACTAACTTTTTAGGGTTGATTGCATTCAGAAACATTTTTGATTCAGTAAAATCGGTGTTAACAATTACATGCAATTCTTTACAGTGACTCATGATTAAACGTAACTTAGCAAACACATGCCTACTTGAATGCAACAGATTTCTGTTTTTTGCTATTAAATATTGAAAGATTTCAATAACAATAGAAATGCACTGAATTCTATCTGTTGAATCAATTTTAGATGTTATAACTGCCTTGAGCACTTTATGAACGATGGTGTGCGTCCTTAAAAAGGCATAAGCGCCGTCTTTGTCTTGCAAACAAGAGAGTAAGGAagctttaaaaagtttagttttGATCAATTCTTCTGATTCCCCAGTGATACGTAATTTAACGAAGGCAACAGCAACCTCCATCGGAAGAGACTCAGGTGCGCAAAGAGAAAACAAATACAATACTTCTCGAAGAACGTCATCACTTTTTAAAGCTCTCATAATTGCCATTTGAATGGCAGTAGTTGTTGTTTCGGAATACGCTATGTTCTGGTTTGCAAGAAGTTTTTCTGTCGCTTCACGTTCGCCGTGGGAAAGTGCTTCCAAGTAGTCTTTCCAGTGGTAGTTCGGAGAACCACTGACCACAATGGTTTGTACATAAAAGGCAGCAGCTGCTAAAGCAAGTGGCTGATACTCAAGAACTTCAGCGACTTTTTCATCTTGGTTCTGATCCCGAATCTGAGATACCTGTCGTAATAGGTTCACTGCGTCATCGGGATTCATTCCTTTGCTTAGAGACTCATGATAAGTAAGTGGAGCATTGGAGGGTATTGAGCTGCTATCTTGAGTAGTTATTAGCACCTGACCGTGGCCCCATTCTTCACTGCCGGTCGGAGGTAGATCTCTACAAACCAGTGATAGGTCAACAACATTGTCTGCAATTATCAGCCAGTTGGAGAAATTCCTCGTCTTTGGATAAATGACTCGCTTCAGATACTGGATTTTTTCTCTTGGATTCCCCTTTGTAGAAGTCTCGAGATTGGTCAGGGTGTACTCTGTTATTCCCATGTGTCTAGCCAGGCTAAAATAGGAGTCTGAAAGTGAATCTAGGGTTTCTGCATTTAGGGTTGCAACAAACGTAAGACGGTCGTTTTTATGCAACCTCCTGCTGAAAATGTCCTGTCCCAGTTGTCGAGCTAACTGGCTTTTTCCGCAGCCTGGAATTCCTGATAGATAAATGGTGCTGATAGCTCCATTACTTTCGTTGTAAAGCTCGTCCAGTTTTTTCATGATTCTTGTGACATCACTTGATCGTTTGATGATTTTATGTGATGGCTTGAATGTCAGAGTACAGAAAGACTCGGCTTTAGAATTTATTTCCTGAGTAAGTGTTTCTACTTCTTCCTGTTTTGTCTGTAATGTTGCTTGGGTCGATTGTAATTCGGAGGTTAGATTTCtgttctctttttctttggttttcaaCTCAGCTTTAAGATTATCAGCCTGCATTTTAAGGCTATTTACTTCAGCTGTTGGAAAGTCTGTCTGGTTTTTTATATCATCAACTTCATTTATTGGAAGCTTCAGTGAATTAAAAGCGGCTAAAACTCTCGCTACATAATTATGGAATTCAACATCAGTAAGTTCAACCTCGTTCAAGTGAGCGATATCATTTCGAACTTGTCTGAGATCGTCAACTTCTTTTCTGACTGCTGGACTAAGAGTATTGCCAATGCAATCCGAGtacaaaatagcaaaaaacagGCAACTGCAATCCCACTCCGCCGTGTTTCCCCTTTGTATTGTCGCTAAAAGTCGCGAATTCTTGTTGCGACTCTTTCGTGATTGTTTGTGGTAGAAATCGCGGCCATTTTGTGAAATATCTTTCCATTCCTTAAACGGAGTTGTCTTGTAGAGGAAATCCCACTCTTGTTTAAAGACTTTTCGAAGCCCTTGGGGAACTAAGTTGAAGGCAATGTAACATGCTCTAAAATAGTTTAATTGTACCAAAGTGTACTCCATGTTTGGGGTTTTTAGGATCTAGGAAAAATGTGCGAGAGAGGAAAAATCAGGTATCTCGATTATTTCAAAAAGTATTTCAAGTCAGGGATCGTTAATTTGTCAAAGCACAGCAACAGAAAAATCAGCATAAACTAATCGAGGATTAGCTTTTCTCTTTTATATCAAAACCTAAAGTATGCAGTTACAGTTTGTATGGAATAAATCGCAGCTTATTTCCACGCGAGCGAGCACATTTCCTTATTGCAACGCTTTCCTTCACGATCGTCGTGTTTCCCCGCAAGAGGCACTCGATGTAAAGCATATAACGCGGGGCTGATAGTAAAAACGGCCAATCAAAACTCGATACATTATTGTCACTTCTAGTTAATGTTATTATGGGCCGATGTGAGGTCGATGGGAGGGAggggaaataaaaataaaaattaaagcaaGAAAGGGCAAATAAATTTAATGTGGAGGAGCAGGAGGGAGAGTGGGGTGAGGAAAACATTATATCTTGTGCTAAAGAGAGCTAGTTTGCCTCTTCGCcgtcattaatatgcacgatttgcgcGCCAAGAGTCATGACTCTAtaacgtcatcggcgttaataaATCCTGCGCAAGTTCATGATATTCTTCCGCAAAAAAGGGGACTATTCGGTGCGCCCTAAACTGTACTGATTTCactatttttatcttattttattagcCTCGccgaagaaacaaaaaaaaacacgtaaTTAAACTAAAAAAGGGGGTCGGCAGGGATGCCTAAACAGCTGAGGCCAATTGCAGCGGGCCCGTTTTTGTAATTTCCAGTATCATGCAgataataatcattttggccGTACACTTTCTGTTGGCCGGGCGTTATTTTGAGCTCTGCATCACAACGTCAAAGCTTGGTTAAAGCTTTACTCTTaacccctcctcctccccctccccctcacctACCTTCCCTCCGCCCCTCAAGAGCACATCATGTCCAGCCCTGGCCCtgaaatccagagtttcttcacttcttacttaATACCAcccttctcagaggtgtggaagtgtggaatagtctgacaaagtaagccGGATGTTGTCGCGCTTTTCtcccagtcatgaaccccttgtcattcttcccttagttccacacttctcagaggtgtggaaatgtggaaTAGTCtaacaaagtaaggatattgtcgcacatTTCCCCCACtcatgaaccccttgtcattctttacttagttccacacttctcagaggtgtggaagtgtggaatagtccgaaAGAGTAAGTTAGGATATTGTCGCACATTTCCCCCCAGTCATGAACGCCTTGTCCTTTTTCTCAACTTCTAcgcctctgagaagtgtggaactaagcaAAGAATAACAAAGGGTTCGtgaccaggggaaaagtgtgacattatccttactttgtcagactatttcacacttccacacctctgagaagtgtagaactaagtaaagaatgacagagGGATCATGACTAGGGGAAAAgggtgacattatcctgactttttcagacttttccacacttctacacccctgagaagtgtggaacttgGGATGAGAAAGGAAAGTATGGTTATTTCGCACTTCCACACCTcagagaagtgtagaactaaggatgaaaaaggaaagtaggTATCTTGTGGCCAGCGCTGGACATTATCTCTTTTACAAGGATGTATGTCTTTCTAAATCGCCTCGGTCTGTAAAAGAGACTAGAGGCTAGCCTTGACCTAGTGGCAGGTGCAAACATGCACACTTCAACTAATTGTGCACTGTGTAGTTAGTTCTGCGAAGATCTCGTAACGTCCAGTAATCGTTAGGTCAGCCCACGACAAACTAATCATCATGAGAGCTCATACACTTGATGTACATTGTATAATGCTGTTATTCGTTGGTTATAAAGCCCCGGGGGTTTTAGCCCTAATGGGGCATACATATTCTGGAATATTACAGCATTTATTTGCCATGATTTGCACTAGTGCAGTATTATAAGACTTGTAAAACGCGTTTTGTAGTAATGCCTTCCTGTATCATCAGtgtaaattgatgtttaaaatCAGCCTTGTTCGAAAACTTAACACAAGCATGCAAAGCTTCCTTGCATGACTGCATACCTCAGAACtaccaataattattattattttatcaatttcatttactctgtttttaatttctccctTCACTATTTATTCGAACTTCTTTGGATCACCAATCCAGAGTTTATAATGAGTTTACGATGAGTGCGGGCGGCTGGCTACCCAACAAATAAGGTGCTTCTTAATAATTACGACATATGAACTATTTTCTTGAATATTTACCTGTGCGTAGCATAAGCGTTTTCGGGCACGAACTTTGGCAAAACTAAATCGTTGGCCAAGCAAGTTTCGGATACGGTACTCTGAAACAGGAAGACAGAATCTTAAAGTATGAGTTTTTCGAAGTCACGGGATTTCATAGATTTTCATAATGTTTTATCTCCTTCCATATGTAGATCGCCAGAAACTGTTCATGTTTATAGACTATGCGTCAAACTCTTTGATATCTAATGTGGCTGCCGTTTACTCGTTTGACTCTTTTTATGAATCGATTTTTTAGGGGAGCCAGTCAATCACAGATTGAAACATGTCCTTATGTATTCTACCAGCACTGAAGGCTGCTAGAATTGGTAAGTTTATGGCAGTACTTGATCTTCGAGGGCGCATCTGAACGATCAGAGAGATAAACGCCACAGTAACTTTTTACCTCAAATCCTTGTCTTTACgtttttaagaaatcttttctgTTCTGTATTCTTATCGATATTCATGGACACTGAAgtgcaaaaaattaaactgcGATGTGAGCATCGCATGTAACATTTGATCAGTTCAGCGATAAATTCTCGCTTCCAAAATGCGAACTTGCGATTTCACAAAATTTACCGTCCCGTTGTCTGTTAGAGGCGTTCGAAGGGTGCCGTAAACTGGAATGCGATCAAATAAGAAATTTTAATGCTATAGAGCTTTGACTTATCGGGGAATTTTCAGCgaaattgaaagtgaaattaACCTAGTTTTGGCTGACTGACTTGACTTCCTCGGGGTATGATGGAGGTATAGAGGGTGCTTTCTTGAATGAGGGTTTTTACTTGTTCGCACAGTTCAATAGAAACAGAATACTAGCACAAAACGGTCAATCACTGAAACACAACTTAGACTGCACATAAACTGCTAAATTCATGATACCGCTAGATCTCCGTGCACATCTAACAGACCTAACATGATCTAAACAATTATTGATCAGAAATAAAATCTAGTGTAAATTTGGCTTCAAAAGTACTTACGTTTTAAACACCTTTCCGTCGGCGGTCCTACCGTTTGTAATCGAGGCGTGGTCAGATGATTAGAGAAGTGCGAAAGTAAAGTGCGATGTCATCAAATCTCTGAAGCTGTACTGCTATGGCGTTGACTATAATCGAGGAACTTTCGGGGCAACTAAAAGTGAAATTAAATATGCTACCTTGCTACGGCTGACTGacttattattttatcaattttatttattctgtttttaatttctctctTCATCATTTATTTGAACTTCTTGGGATCACCAATACAGAGTTTATAATGAGTTTATGATGAGCGCGGACGGCTGGCTACTCAACAAATAAGGTGCTTCTGTAATTACGACGTATGAACTATTTTCTTGAATATTTACCtgtgcgtagcaagcgtttccgtgcgagCCCCTTGCACGAACTTTGCCTAAACGAAATCGTTGACCAAGCAGGTTACGGATACGGTACTCTGACAGTTCTGAAACAGGAAGACAGAGTGTTAAAATATAGGGTTTTGAAGTCACGGGATTTCATAGATTTtcataatgttttatttttttctatacGTAAATCGCCGGAACTGTTCATGTTTAAAGAAGCTTATAAACTATGCGTCAAACTTCGAAGGTCCCTTTGATATCTAATGTGGCTGCCGTTTACTAGCTAGGGAAGCCAGTCAATCACAGATTGAAACATGTTCTAATGTATTCTACCAGCACTGAAGGCCGCTGAAATTGCTAAGTTCATGGGATCACTTGATCGTCGAGGCGCATCTGAATGATCAGAGAGATAAATTTCAGAGTAACATTTCACCTCAAATCCTCGTATTTACGTTTTTAAGACATCTAGTTCTGTTCTGTATTCTTATCGATATTCATGGACACTGAGTTGCCGAAAGTAAACTGCGATGTGAGCATCGCATGTAACATTTGATCAGTTCAGCGTAAAATTTTCGCTTCCAAAATGCGAACTTGCGATTTCACAAAATTTTCCGTCATGTTGTCTGTGAGAGGCGTTCGAAGGGTGCCGTAAACTGGAATGCGatcaaataatatttaaaaaatcttaatGCTATGATAGAGAGTTGACTTATCAGGTAATTTTCAGCggaattgaaagtgaaattaACCTAAAGTTTTGGCTGACTGACTTGATTTCATCGGAGTATGATGGAGGTATAGAGGGTGCTTTCTTGAATGAGGGTTTTTACTTGTTCGCACAGTTCCAAAGAAACAGAGTGCTAGCTCAAAACGGTCAATCACTGAAACACACCTTAGACTGCACTGAAACTGCTTAATTCATAATACCGCTTGATATCCGTGCACATCTAACAGACGTACATGATCTAAACACataatcagaaataaaattcagagtaaattttcgcttcaaattgTCGTACTTACGTTTTTAAAACACCTTTCCGTCGGCCTTCTTACCGTCTGTAATAGAGGCGTAGGCAGATGATCAGAGAAGTACCGAAAGTAAAGTGCGATGCGATCAGATAGCTAAAGCTGTACTGCTAGCATGTGCTAGGGCGATCAAGAAACTTTCGGGAAACTTTAAGTAAAATTAAACATGCTTTCGAGTGAATATGACCTTTCTATGGCTGACTGACTTGACTTCCTCTGACTGAGTCTAGGGGAGGTAGGGTGCTTTTTTGAATGGGTGGTTTGAAAGGTGTACGCacgagaaagagagaaaaaaagaaaacaacgtgttttcaaagtttaggGATGTTTTGTCGCGTTAAAAATGAGTGTTTTAATTAAGAAATGAGCCCTTAAAAGAGGACATTTCTGATCATGGATACTGGCGATATTGGCAAATTtcgtagcccaagctcactatgagagccctga
The sequence above is a segment of the Porites lutea chromosome 3, jaPorLute2.1, whole genome shotgun sequence genome. Coding sequences within it:
- the LOC140930562 gene encoding uncharacterized protein, which codes for MEYTLVQLNYFRACYIAFNLVPQGLRKVFKQEWDFLYKTTPFKEWKDISQNGRDFYHKQSRKSRNKNSRLLATIQRGNTAEWDCSCLFFAILYSDCIGNTLSPAVRKEVDDLRQVRNDIAHLNEVELTDVEFHNYVARVLAAFNSLKLPINEVDDIKNQTDFPTAEVNSLKMQADNLKAELKTKEKENRNLTSELQSTQATLQTKQEEVETLTQEINSKAESFCTLTFKPSHKIIKRSSDVTRIMKKLDELYNESNGAISTIYLSGIPGCGKSQLARQLGQDIFSRRLHKNDRLTFVATLNAETLDSLSDSYFSLARHMGITEYTLTNLETSTKGNPREKIQYLKRVIYPKTRNFSNWLIIADNVVDLSLVCRDLPPTGSEEWGHGQVLITTQDSSSIPSNAPLTYHESLSKGMNPDDAVNLLRQVSQIRDQNQDEKVAEVLEYQPLALAAAAFYVQTIVVSGSPNYHWKDYLEALSHGEREATEKLLANQNIAYSETTTTAIQMAIMRALKSDDVLREVLYLFSLCAPESLPMEVAVAFVKLRITGESEELIKTKLFKASLLSCLQDKDGAYAFLRTHTIVHKVLKAVITSKIDSTDRIQCISIVIEIFQYLIAKNRNLLHSSRHVFAKLRLIMSHCKELHVIVNTDFTESKMFLNAINPKKLVLWLSLTADVCCNLSNLSDAYLFNSSICNFMRFLNDCKEDKLLRANTYTIQGTVYRDLGQYSKAKEHYEKALVITKEIYGEHHGAIAASYNNLGNVYSDVGQYSEAKENHEKALIIQKEIYGEHHSDAAGSYNNLGIVYSNLGRYSEAKEYYEKALIIRKAICGEHHGDVAASYNNLGAVYVGLGQYSEAKEYYEKALIIRKEIYGEHHGDVAASYNNLGIVYRNLGQYSEAKEYYEKALIIGKEICGEHHGDVAASYDNLGTVYRHIGKYGKAKEYYEKALIIRKEIYGEHHGDVAASYNNLGTVYFNLGQYSEAKEYHEKALIIGKEIYGEKHGHVAASYNNLGVVYSDLGQYSEAKENYEKALIITKEIYGEHHGAVAASYDNLGTVYRNLGQYSEAKEYYEKALIITKDIYGEKHGNVAASYGNLGVVFSYLGQYSEAKEYYEKALIITKDIYGEKHGNVAASYSNLGIVYTNLGQYSEAKENHEKALIITKEIYGEHHVAVAEGYNNLGFVYGILGQYSEAKEYYEKALIIFKEICGDEHALGRWLHQQIVSLLSNTPFTATKHV